The following are encoded together in the Drosophila takahashii strain IR98-3 E-12201 chromosome X, DtakHiC1v2, whole genome shotgun sequence genome:
- the fs(1)h gene encoding homeotic protein female sterile isoform X5: MSSSEPPPRYEPPVEPVNGIVQPPVMPPAERPGRNTNQLQYLIKTVMKVIWKHHFSWPFQQPVDAKKLNLPDYHKIIKQPMDMGTIKKRLENNYYWSAKETIHDFNTMFNNCYVYNKPGEDVVVMAQTLEKVFLQKIESMPKEELELEPVTAKGGKKKQRAPATPKSSSTPGGGGASTGGGSGTASSAAVSSGAGSGSAKVSAAASSAQQSGLQGATAGVGGGAASTAGTQAGSGGAGGATAARPVSAMGGTVSSTAGGAPSIPPISTMPPHTVPGSTNTTTTAMAGGAGGGAGAAAANPNAAALMASLLNAGQTGGYPGAPGQTAVNSSSLLDGSTAAVAAAAAAAAAAAAAAGAGGAAGSAGGAAGAGVTIPAVNVNAANAVQAYVNAGVSVGVDAVIPPQQPAKIKKGVKRKADTTTPTANAFESPYAQMDSKSAKIATRRESNRQGSGYNMSPLGVSGVPGLGGLVAGGVAGVAVAKNKEKLSDALKSCNEILKELFSKKHSGYAWPFYKPVDAEMLGLHDYHDIIKKPMDLGTVKRKMDNREYKSAPEFAADVRLIFTNCYKYNPPDHDVVAMGRKLQDVFEMRYANIPDEPVANAAHHHGHGHGHGHGHAHSHGHGHGHGHGHGYGGSSSLKHDASDSSSEDSSDTENESNSDEERSAKLKMLESKLLGLQEEIRKLSEEASAKKKAKKKLKEKKKSMGGGSGSGSASHHGHASGGGANAGGAGANSGGHAGGVSVPGGGVGGLGAGGAGGANLSALLSGSLVGPGGAAVAGGVPNVGALHSQVHDVAMAFGQLAGGGASAGGGGFGAGVTASGASAGGKAGTLAGALAAGAAAGAGGTTGSGSGSSKGAKSKGGRGAKGSGGGGGVGGSNNAAAANSAGGAAGAAAGGAGAVGAVGGAGAAGGGGNASKRAKGSSSAGAGGAVGGANASTGGAGARGSSKKKPSQVMNFDSEEEDTAKPMSYDEKRQLSLDINKLPGDKLGRVVHIIQNREPSLRDSNPDEIEIDFETLKPSTLRELESYVASCLRKKTRKPYYKKPSGKSKDEQMAEKKQELEKRLQDVTGQLGASKKTAKKDESASNKVEAVQPANPVSSSSSSSDSSSSSSSDSSSSDSSDSEAGDGDERPPRKKKSRDSNGSNVNNPSINVVLGGNHPSGALTPTTLLMGLDHVVNSNTPTSQISNLLGNANPLTAAAMLNNNNKTSLPGSNFGGAPTPGAGGNMLHAGGGGAAVSAATGQQQQQQQHNKNGPNDLSKVPPGGSITAALPPHSFGGAGGGGGAAGAAAIVGGNQSSGGIRIASNLHKPSGLGGGGGGGDLGEHHAALAAALTSGVNSTGTAGNNNGGSSNNNTNPLGGSHGDAMANASLASGLKQIPQFDDPVEQSLASLEFSAGSTGKSSLTDNFLIQQHLMQPAGPQQQQQQQQQQPFGHQQQQQQQHMDYVTELLTKGAENVGGMNGNHLLNFNLDMAAAYQQKHPQQQQQQQQQQQAHNNGFNVADFGMAGFDGLNMTAATAFLDLEHTLQQQQMQQMQLQQQQHQQQQQQTHQQQQQLSQQQLQQQQQQLTQQQQLQQQQQQFQQQHQQQLHQQQQQQQVANKLLIIPKPIESMMPSPPDKQQSQQHQKVLPPQQSPSDMKLHPSQAAAAAAQGKLAQAFKAANEQNLKNASSWSSLASANSPQSHTSSSSSSSKAKPAMDSFQQFRNKAKERDRLKLLEAAEKEKKNQKEAAEKEQQRKHHKSSSSSSSSSSAAAAQAAAVAAATAAAAAAALGAAAAAAVASNASNASGGSSSGGGGGGESRSQAISGERERDRDRERERERSGSGGGQSGNGNNSSNSANSNGPGSAGSGGSGGGGGGSGPASAGGPNSGGGGNANSNSGGGPALLNAGSNSNSGVGSGGAASSNSNSSVGGIVGSGGPGSNSQGSSGGGGGGGGPASGGMGGGALDYGQQVAVLTQVAAHAQAQHVAAAVAAQAILAASPLGAMESGRKSVHDAQPQISRVDDIKASPGGQGQSSPAQQSPQDRAAAKRAEQRRAEQERRRREALAGQIDMNMQSDLMAAFEETL; the protein is encoded by the exons atgtCGTCCAGTGAGCCACCGCCTCGCTACGAGCCACCCGTGGAGCCAGTCAATGGCATTGTACAGCCACCGGTGATGCCGCCAGCGGAGCGACCCGGCCGCAATACGAACCAACTGCAATATCTGATCAAGACGGTGATGAAGGTGATATGGAAGCACCACTTCTCGTGGCCCTTTCAACAGCCCGTCGATGCCAAGAAGCTCAACCTGCCCGACTACCACAAGATCATCAAACAGCCCATGGACATGGGCACGATCAAGAAGCGGCTGGAGAACAACTACTACTGGTCCGCCAAGGAGACCATACACGACTTCAACACGATGTTCAACAATTGCTATGTCTACAACAAGCCCGGCGAGGATGTCGTTGTGATGGCCCAGACGCTCGAGAAGGTCTTCCTCCAGAAGATCGAATCGATGCCCAAGGAGGAGCTCGAACTGGAGCCGGTAACGGCCAAGGGCGGCAAGAAGAAGCAACGGGCGCCGGCTACGCCCAAGTCATCGTCAACGCCCGGCGGCGGTGGAGCATCCACCGGTGGTGGCTCCGGTACGGCCTCCTCGGCGGCCGTTAGCAGCGGAGCTGGTAGTGGCTCCGCCAAAGTCTCGGCCGCCGCCTCATCCGCGCAACAGTCCGGCCTGCAGGGAGCGACGGCGGGAGTGGGCGGCGGTGCGGCGAGCACAGCGGGAACCCAGGCGGGTTCCGGAGGAGCGGGAGGAGCGACCGCCGCCCGACCCGTTTCCGCCATGGGCGGCACGGTTTCATCGACGGCCGGCGGTGCACCGTCCATACCACCGATTAGCACAATGCCACCGCACACGGTACCGGGCAGTACCAATACGACGACGACAGCGATGGCCGGCGGCGCTGGCGGAGGAGCAGGTGCGGCTGCGGCCAATCCCAATGCCGCCGCCCTCATGGCCAGCCTGCTGAATGCGGGCCAAACGGGCGGCTATCCCGGCGCACCCGGTCAGACGGCGGTGAATAGCTCCTCGCTGCTGGATGGCAGCACGGCCGCAGttgcggcagcggcggcagcagcagcagcagcggcggcggcggcgggagCGGGCGGAGCAGCGGGATCCGCCGGTGGAGCAGCGGGCGCCGGAGTGACAATACCAGCCGTGAACGTCAATGCCGCCAACGCCGTGCAGGCCTATGTGAATGCGGGCGTGAGCGTCGGAGTGGACGCCGTGATACCGCCGCAGCAGCCCGCCAAAATAAAGAAGGGCGTCAAGCGGAAGGCGGACACAACGACGCCGACGGCCAATGCCTTTGAATCGCCTTACGCGCAAATGGACTCCAAATCGGCCAAGATTGCGACGCGGCGGGAGTCGAATCGTCAG GGCTCGGGATACAACATGTCGCCGCTGGGCGTCTCCGGAGTTCCCGGACTTGGCGGTCTGGTTGCCGGCGGCGTCGCCGGCGTGGCGGTGGCCAAGAACAAGGAGAAGCTATCCGATGCGCTCAAGTCGTGCAACGAGATCCTCAAGGAGCTCTTCTCGAAGAAGCACTCGGGCTACGCCTGGCCCTTCTACAAGCCGGTGGACGCGGAAATGCTCGGCCTGCACGACTACCACGACATCATCAAGAAGCCCATGGATCTGGGGACTGTCAAGCGGAAAATGGACAATCGCGAGTACAAAAGCGCGCCGGAATTCGCCGCCGACGTGCGATTAATATTCACCAACTGCTACAAGTACAATCCGCCAGATCACGATGTCGTGGCCATGGGTCGCAAGCTGCAGGACGTCTTCGAGATGCGCTACGCCAACATCCCCGACGAGCCGGTGGCCAATGCGGCCCACCACCACGGACACGGCCACGGGCACGGccatggccacgcccacagtcACGGGCATGGTCACGGCCACGGTCACGGTCACGGCTACGGCGGATCCTCCTCACTCAAGCACGATGCCAGCGATTCGTCCAGCGAGGACTCCAGCGACACGGAGAACGAATCGAACTCGGACGAGGAGCGCAGCGCCAAGCTGAAAATGCTCGAGTCCAAGCTGCTCGGCCTGCAGGAGGAGATTCGCAAGCTGTCCGAGGAGGCCTCCGCCAAGAAGAAGGCGAAGAAGAAGCtcaaggagaagaagaagtCGATGGGCGGTGGCTCCGGTTCCGGTTCAGCCTCTCATCATGGCCACGCCTCGGGCGGCGGTGCGAATGCCGGTGGAGCAGGCGCCAATTCCGGCGGTCATGCGGGCGGCGTTTCCGTGCCCGGCGGCGGCGTCGGGGGCCTGGGTGCCGGCGGAGCGGGCGGCGCTAATCTCAGTGCCCTGCTCAGCGGCTCGTTGGTCGGTCCCGGCGGAGCAGCCGTCGCCGGCGGCGTTCCCAATGTGGGAGCACTGCACAGTCAAGTGCACGACGTGGCCATGGCCTTTGGCCAGCTGGCGGGAGGCGGTGCCTCggccggcggcggcggctttGGTGCAGGAGTGACGGCATCGGGAGCCTCGGCGGGCGGCAAGGCGGGCACCCTGGCCGGCGCTCTGGCAGCGGGCGCAGCGGCCGGAGCCGGCGGCACAACTGGCAGCGGCAGTGGCAGCAGTAAAGGTGCTAAGAGCAAGGGCGGACGAGGCGCCAAGGGcagcggaggcggcggcggcgttgGAGGTAGCAATAATGCCGCTGCGGCCAATTCCGCTGGCGGTGCAGCGGGAGCTGCTGCGGGCGGAGCCGGAGCCGTGGGAGCTGTGGGCGGCGCTGGAGCagcaggcggcggcggcaacgCCTCCAAGCGGGCCAAGGGCAGCAGTTCGGCCGGTGCGGGCGGCGCTGTTGGCGGTGCGAATGCCAGTACCGGTGGCGCCGGGGCGCGCGGCAGCAGCAAGAAGAAGCCCAGCCAGGTGATGAACTTCGactccgaggaggaggacacGGCCAAGCCAATGTCGTACGATGAGAAGCGCCAGCTGTCGCTCGACATCAACAAGTTGCCAG GCGACAAGCTGGGCCGTGTGGTACACATCATCCAGAACCGGGAGCCATCGCTGCGTGACTCCAATCCCGACGAAATCGAGATCGACTTCGAGACGCTGAAGCCGTCGACGCTGCGCGAGCTTGAAAGCTATGTGGCGTCGTGTTTGCGCAAAAAAACACGTAAGCCATATT ATAAAAAGCCTTCCGGCAAGTCGAAGGACGAGCAGATGGCCGAGAAAAAGCAGGAGCTGGAAAAGCGCCTGCAGGACGTCACCGGCCAGCTGGGGGCAAGCAAGAAAACCGCCAAGAAAG ATGAGTCCGCCTCGAACAAGGTCGAGGCAGTGCAGCCGGCGAATCCCGTGTCATCGAGTTCCAGTTCCAGCGATTCATCGTCGTCGAGTTCGAGTGATAGCAGTTCGAGTGACTCGAGCGACAGTGAAGCAG GTGATGGTGACGAGCGACCGCCCCGCAAGAAAAAATCCCGAGACTCGAATGGAAGCAAT GTAAATAATCCAAGTATAAATGTGGTTCTGGGCGGCAACCATCCGAGTGGAGCGCTTACGCCGACGACCCTGTTGATGGGCCTGGACCATGTGGTGAACTCCAACACGCCCACATCACAAATAT CCAACCTGCTGGGCAATGCCAATCCCCTGACGGCAGCTGCCATGctgaacaataacaacaagacATCGCTGCCGGGCAGCAATTTCGGTGGTGCGCCCACTCCCGGCGCCGGTGGTAACATGTTGCacgccggcggcggcggtgctGCAGTTTCGGCGGCGacggggcagcagcagcagcagcagcagcacaacaAGAATGGACCAAATGATCTGAGCAAAGTGCCGCCGGGTGGCTCCATCACCGCCGCCCTGCCGCCGCACAGTTTCGGAGgagccggcggaggaggaggagcagctggagcagcGGCAATTGTGGGCGGCAATCAGTCGAGCGGCGGCATACGCATAGCCAGCAATTTGCACAAGCCTTCCGGCTtgggaggcggcggcggcggcggtgatCTGGGCGAGCATCATGCGGCACTGGCGGCTGCCCTGACGTCCGGCGTTAACAGCACCGGCACTgccggcaacaacaacggcggcagcagcaacaacaacaccaatCCACTGGGCGGATCGCATGGGGATGCGATGGCCAATGCCTCGCTGGCCTCTGGCCTCAAACAGATACCGCAGTTCGATGATCCCGTCGAGCAGTCGCTGGCCTCGCTGGAGTTCAGCGCCGGTTCCACGGGCAAGTCGTCGCTGACGGACAACTTTTTGATACAGCAGCACCTGATGCAGCCCGCCGGaccgcagcaacagcagcagcagcagcagcagcaaccctttggccatcagcagcagcaacagcagcagcacatgGACTACGTGACGGAGCTGCTGACCAAGGGGGCGGAGAATGTGGGCGGCATGAACGGGAACCACCTGCTGAACTTTAACCTGGACATGGCGGCGGCCTACCAGCAGAAGcatccccagcagcagcagcaacagcagcagcagcagcaggcgcacAACAACGGCTTCAATGTGGCCGACTTCGGCATGGCCGGATTCGACGGCCTTAACATGACAGCGGCCACAGCATTCCTCGATCTGGAGCACACgctccagcagcaacagatgcagcagatgcagctgcagcagcagcaacaccagcagcaacagcagcagacgcaccagcagcagcagcaactaagccagcagcagctgcagcagcaacagcagcaactgacgcagcagcagcagctgcagcaacagcagcagcaattccagcagcaacaccaacagcagctccaccagcagcagcagcagcagcaggtggcCAACAAGCTGCTGATCATACCCAAGCCCATCGAATCGATGATGCCCAGTCCGCCGGACAAGCAGCAGTCGCAGCAGCACCAGAAGGTCCTGCCGCCGCAGCAGTCGCCCTCGGACATGAAGCTGCATCCCAgccaggcggcggcggcggccgcGCAGGGCAAGCTGGCGCAGGCCTTCAAGGCGGCCAACGAGCAGAACCTGAAGAACGCCAGCTCGTGGTCCTCGCTGGCCTCGGCCAACTCTCCCCAGTCGCACACGTCGAGCAGCTCGAGCAGCAGCAAGGCCAAGCCGGCCATGGACTCGTTCCAGCAGTTCCGCAACAAAGCCAAAGAACGCGACCGTCTCAAGCTGCTGGAGGCGGCCgagaaggagaagaagaacCAGAAGGAGGCCGCCgagaaggagcagcagcgcAAGCACCAcaagtcctcctcctcctcgtcctcgtcgtcctcgGCCGCAGCAGCCCAGGCGGCAGCCGTTGCAGCcgccacagcagcagcggcggcggcggccctgggagcagcagcagcggctgcAGTGGCCTCCAATGCCTCGAACGCCTCGGGCGGCAGCAGTagcggaggcggcggcggcggtgaaTCCAGAAGCCAGGCGATCAGCGGCGAACGCGAGCGTGATAGGGACCGCGAGCGGGAACGTGAGCGCTCCGGCAGCGGTGGCGGCCAGTCCGGCAATGggaacaacagcagcaactcgGCCAACAGCAACGGACCCGGCAGCGCGGGCAGCGGCGgcagtggcggcggcggcggaggcagCGGACCAGCCAGCGCCGGCGGACCAaacagcggcggcggcggcaatgccaacagcaacagtGGCGGCGGACCGGCGCTGCTCAATGCCGgcagcaatagcaacagcGGCGTGGGCAGCGGTGGCgccgccagcagcaacagcaacagcagcgtcGGCGGCATCGTCGGCAGCGGCGGACCCGGCTCCAATAGCCAGGGCAGcagcggtggcggcggcggcggcggaggaccTGCTAGCGGCGGCATGGGCGGCGGGGCCCTCGACTACGGTCAGCAGGTGGCGGTGCTAACGCAGGTGGCGGCACACGCCCAGGCGCAGCATGTGGCGGCCGCTGTGGCCGCTCAGGCGATTCTGGCGGCCTCGCCCTTGGGCGCCATGGAGAGCGGAAG GAAAAGCGTTCACGATGCTCAGCCGCAGATATCGCGGGTGGATGACATCAAGGCGTCGCCGGGCGGCCAGGGACAGAGTTCGCCGGCACAGCAATCGCCGCAGGATCGGGCGGCCGCCAAACGTGCCGAGCAGCGGCGGGCCGAGCAGGAGCGGCGCAGGCGCGAAGCG